A genome region from Trichosurus vulpecula isolate mTriVul1 chromosome 5, mTriVul1.pri, whole genome shotgun sequence includes the following:
- the LOC118852110 gene encoding olfactory receptor 6C2-like translates to MRNHTGIRLFILQGLTDDPRLKVLIFIFLFLTYVLTIIGNLIIITLTLMDTQLKTPMYFFLRNFSILEVAFTTAYIPKYLYSLSIGDNTITYNACFAQIFCVILLGVTEFFLLASMSYDRYVAICKPLHYTTIMNSKVCNLLLLSSWLAGLMTILPIISLGMKMEFCNSNVIDHFGCEAFPLIMIACSDTQFIERIVLILAILTLLVTFFFVLLSYAHIIRTVLRFPSAQQRKKAFSTCSSHIIVVSITYGSCIFIYIKPSPKEGVALNKVVSVLVTSVAPVMNPLIYALRNKQVIQAFKDLVKKIFFLSKQ, encoded by the coding sequence ATGAGAAATCATACAGGGATAAGGTTATTTATCCTTCAAGGACTAACAGATGATCCAAGGCTAAAAGTTCtgattttcatctttctctttctcacataTGTGTTGACTATAATTGGGAACCTGATCATCATCACCCTCACCTTGATGGATACACAACTTAAGACacccatgtattttttcctccGAAACTTTTCTATTTTAGAAGTGGCATTCACAACTGCCTATATTCCCAAATATCTCTACAGCTTGTCAATTGGGGACAACACTATTACTTATAATGCTTGCTTTGCCCAAATATTTTGTGTCATTCTTCTTGGGGTAACAGAATTTTTTCTTCTGGCCTCCATGTCCTATGATCGCTATGTGGCCATCTGCAAACCTCTGCACTACACAACCATCATGAACAGCAAAGTCTGCAACCTGCTCCTCCTGAGTTCTTGGCTGGCTGGGTTGATGACCATCCTCCCAATAATTAGTCTGGGCATGAAGATGGAATTCTGTAACTCCAATGTTATTGATCATTTTGGTTGTGAGGCATTTCCCTTGATAATGATTGCATGCTCAGACACACAATTCATAGAGAGGATTGTTTTAATCCTTGCTATATTGACACTCCTTGTCACCTTCTTCTTTGTGCTTCTGTCCTATGCACACATTATCAGGACAGTTCTCAGATTCCCATCAGCTCAGCAAAGGAAAAAGGCTTTTTCCACTTGTTCTTCCCACATAATTGTTGTCTCTATCACTTATGGCAGCTGCATCTTCATCTATATCAAACCTTCTCCAAAAGAAGGAGTGGCTTTGAATAAGGTGGTGTCAGTACTTGTAACTTCAGTTGCTCCTGTTATGAACCCCTTAATTTATGCCCTGAGAAACAAGCAAGTGATCCAAGCCTTTAAGGACTTAGTCAAaaagattttcttcctctccaagcAATAA